One genomic segment of Isachenkonia alkalipeptolytica includes these proteins:
- the grdC gene encoding glycine/sarcosine/betaine reductase complex component C subunit beta, with the protein MNYSVLKGAGYVLVHTPDMIAHSGTTQTGERRTNPESEYLKKLPQHLRSFEEVVSYPPNQTYIGTIKPEALNDYEMPWYDKKVEGAERFGQFGEIMPQDEFIGLMKISDVFDLVMIESSFSKEIKKKLEAHPLVKEEHIAKLKDGEAMEDIQKSIDHFAAEAIYHNDQVVGCVKRAHETDPNLNAHVMFENLAVKASGVLAAENLIAKNEINVEDIDYVIECSEEACGDINQRGGGNFAKSIAEMIGAVNATGSDLRAFCAAPTHALIEAAALVQAGVYENVLVAAGGAVAKLGMNGKDHLKKDMPILEDVIGGFAVLVTKNDGVHPVIRTDLVGRHTVGTGSSPQAVITALITAPLDKGGLKITDVDKYSVEMQNPDITKPAGAGDVPASNYKMIAALGVKRKEMERKDVATFGSKHGMPGWAPTQGHIPSGVPYIGPALESFKNDEIKRAMIVGKGSLFLARMTNQFDGVSVILEKNSGKVEESGAAVSETEIRSMIAETMKDFAKNLMSE; encoded by the coding sequence ATGAATTATTCAGTATTAAAAGGAGCGGGTTATGTATTAGTTCACACCCCGGACATGATTGCCCATAGCGGAACCACGCAAACGGGAGAAAGAAGAACCAACCCGGAATCCGAGTATTTAAAAAAATTACCCCAGCATTTACGAAGCTTTGAAGAAGTGGTGTCTTATCCGCCGAATCAAACTTATATCGGAACAATAAAACCGGAAGCTCTAAATGATTATGAAATGCCTTGGTACGATAAAAAAGTGGAAGGGGCAGAGCGTTTCGGTCAATTCGGAGAAATCATGCCCCAGGACGAATTTATCGGTCTAATGAAAATATCCGATGTGTTTGACTTGGTAATGATTGAAAGCAGTTTTAGCAAAGAAATTAAAAAGAAATTGGAAGCTCATCCCTTAGTTAAGGAAGAACATATAGCAAAATTAAAAGATGGGGAAGCTATGGAGGATATTCAAAAATCCATTGATCATTTTGCCGCGGAAGCAATTTATCATAATGATCAAGTGGTGGGTTGCGTTAAAAGAGCTCATGAAACCGATCCGAACCTGAATGCCCATGTAATGTTTGAAAATTTAGCGGTAAAAGCCTCTGGAGTATTAGCGGCTGAGAATTTAATTGCTAAAAATGAAATCAATGTAGAAGATATTGATTATGTTATCGAATGCTCAGAAGAAGCCTGCGGAGATATCAATCAACGGGGTGGTGGCAACTTTGCCAAATCTATCGCTGAAATGATCGGTGCAGTGAATGCTACCGGATCGGATCTTAGAGCTTTTTGTGCAGCACCAACCCATGCCTTAATTGAGGCAGCTGCTCTTGTGCAAGCTGGCGTTTATGAAAATGTTTTAGTAGCTGCTGGTGGAGCTGTTGCAAAGCTAGGTATGAACGGTAAGGATCACTTAAAAAAGGATATGCCGATTCTGGAAGATGTAATCGGTGGGTTTGCCGTGCTTGTAACAAAAAATGATGGAGTTCATCCAGTGATCCGTACGGATTTAGTAGGTCGTCATACGGTTGGAACCGGTTCTTCACCACAAGCCGTAATTACTGCATTGATCACGGCACCTTTAGACAAAGGTGGACTGAAAATTACCGATGTGGATAAATATTCTGTTGAAATGCAAAATCCTGACATAACAAAGCCCGCAGGTGCAGGAGATGTCCCAGCTTCCAATTACAAAATGATTGCAGCCCTTGGGGTAAAGAGAAAAGAGATGGAACGTAAAGATGTGGCAACCTTCGGAAGCAAACATGGAATGCCCGGTTGGGCTCCAACCCAGGGGCACATCCCTTCAGGAGTTCCTTATATAGGACCGGCTTTAGAATCTTTTAAGAATGATGAAATCAAGCGGGCGATGATTGTAGGAAAAGGGAGTCTTTTCCTGGCAAGAATGACGAATCAGTTTGATGGAGTATCTGTAATCCTAGAGAAAAACTCCGGGAAAGTAGAAGAAAGCGGGGCAGCAGTTTCAGAAACAGAGATCCGATCAATGATCGCTGAAACCATGAAGGATTTTGCTAAGAATTTAATGAGTGAATAA
- a CDS encoding BMP family lipoprotein, translated as MKKNLWVLVLVALLAMTLALTGCGNGEDNGEDVDPDDNGEAVDPDDDNDEDEYVEDFFVGLVTDTGGIDDQSFNQGTWEGIQDFADEYGAETNYLQSEADADYIPNLSSFADDQVDLIVAPGFLFEDAIGQVADNFPNQNFLLIDAVVERDNIVNAIFAEEQGSFLVGVAAALTAQEAGEDTVGYIGGVDFELIQKFEAGFEAGVWAVDPDMNVLVEYVGDFSDPSTGGSIASIMFDDGAYVIYHAAGGSGNGMINEAMERRGDGDDVWAIGVDRDQYEDGIYDGENSAILTSMMKRVDVAAYEVAVMTYEGNFPGGDIIEFDLENEGVSLPEENPNLSDDIIAEVQNYIDQIVSGEIEVPSLPSRLQE; from the coding sequence ATGAAGAAAAATTTATGGGTTTTAGTATTAGTAGCACTGTTAGCCATGACACTTGCGTTAACCGGTTGCGGTAATGGTGAGGACAATGGAGAAGATGTGGATCCCGACGACAACGGTGAAGCGGTTGATCCTGATGATGACAATGATGAAGACGAGTACGTGGAAGATTTCTTTGTAGGGCTGGTAACAGACACCGGTGGAATTGATGATCAATCCTTTAACCAGGGAACCTGGGAAGGGATCCAGGATTTTGCCGATGAGTATGGTGCGGAGACCAACTATCTTCAATCCGAAGCCGATGCGGATTACATTCCAAACTTATCCAGTTTTGCCGATGACCAAGTGGACTTAATCGTAGCTCCAGGTTTTTTATTTGAAGATGCTATCGGTCAAGTAGCGGACAACTTCCCGAATCAAAACTTTTTATTGATTGATGCAGTCGTTGAAAGAGATAATATTGTAAATGCAATTTTTGCAGAAGAGCAAGGTTCCTTCCTTGTTGGTGTTGCAGCCGCTCTAACCGCTCAAGAAGCAGGAGAAGACACCGTAGGTTATATCGGTGGCGTGGACTTTGAACTGATTCAAAAGTTTGAGGCCGGTTTCGAAGCAGGGGTTTGGGCTGTAGATCCTGATATGAACGTTTTAGTGGAATATGTAGGAGACTTTTCCGATCCTTCCACCGGAGGATCTATTGCATCCATCATGTTTGATGATGGTGCTTACGTAATTTACCATGCCGCCGGAGGATCCGGTAACGGTATGATCAATGAAGCCATGGAACGAAGAGGCGACGGAGACGACGTATGGGCCATCGGAGTTGACCGAGACCAATATGAAGACGGAATTTATGACGGCGAGAACTCTGCGATTCTTACTTCCATGATGAAAAGAGTAGACGTTGCGGCTTATGAAGTTGCGGTTATGACCTACGAAGGAAATTTCCCGGGAGGAGATATTATTGAGTTTGATTTAGAGAATGAGGGAGTTTCCTTACCGGAAGAAAATCCTAACTTAAGTGATGACATTATAGCTGAAGTGCAAAACTATATTGATCAAATTGTATCCGGTGAAATTGAAGTGCCATCGTTACCTTCAAGATTACAAGAGTAG
- the grdD gene encoding glycine/sarcosine/betaine reductase complex component C subunit alpha, protein MTEEHKQIKRQIGKVFNDIAKGIETGDFGEKVTVGLTTLGSEHGVENLVKGAEQAAKSGKFDVVLIGPKVNTDLEVVEATEEATMHNIMEELLASKKIQACVTMHYNFPIGVSTVGKVITPGKGKEMYLATTTGTSAPDRTEAMVRNAIHGMIAAKASGVQKPKVGILNVDGARQVEKALNKLVENGYDMEFSESMRADGGVVMRGNDLLAGSPDVMVQDTLTGNIFMKIFSSFHTGGDYEALGYGYGPGIGEGYDKNILILSRASGTPVVAKALEYAADLVNGRLEERVKEEYDKANKAGLKEILNSLTKATKKSDDEEEVKQPPKEVVTGSLSGIDIMELEDAVQELWKNNIYAESGMGCTGPVVMVSEKNLKKAIEILRAADYAVGEPEDC, encoded by the coding sequence GTGACAGAAGAACACAAACAGATCAAAAGGCAAATTGGTAAAGTGTTTAATGACATTGCGAAGGGTATTGAGACCGGAGACTTTGGTGAAAAAGTAACCGTTGGTTTAACTACTTTAGGCAGCGAACATGGGGTTGAAAACCTGGTTAAAGGTGCGGAACAGGCAGCGAAATCCGGAAAATTTGATGTGGTATTGATCGGTCCCAAAGTGAACACGGATTTAGAGGTGGTTGAAGCGACAGAGGAAGCTACCATGCATAACATCATGGAAGAGTTGTTAGCCTCGAAAAAAATTCAGGCTTGTGTAACGATGCATTATAATTTTCCCATCGGGGTTTCCACCGTTGGAAAAGTAATTACTCCTGGAAAAGGGAAGGAAATGTATTTAGCTACAACTACAGGAACTTCGGCCCCGGATCGTACGGAAGCTATGGTAAGAAACGCAATTCACGGTATGATCGCAGCAAAGGCTTCCGGTGTTCAAAAACCGAAAGTCGGGATATTGAACGTGGATGGTGCCCGGCAGGTGGAAAAAGCCCTCAACAAGTTAGTGGAAAACGGATATGACATGGAGTTTTCTGAATCCATGCGAGCCGACGGCGGTGTGGTTATGCGAGGGAATGATCTGTTGGCAGGGAGCCCGGATGTGATGGTACAGGATACACTAACGGGAAATATTTTCATGAAAATATTTTCTTCCTTTCATACCGGTGGAGATTATGAGGCCCTGGGCTATGGTTATGGACCGGGAATCGGAGAGGGTTATGATAAAAATATTTTAATCCTTTCAAGAGCATCAGGAACGCCGGTGGTAGCGAAAGCTCTGGAATATGCAGCGGATCTTGTTAACGGTCGGCTAGAGGAAAGAGTAAAAGAAGAGTATGACAAAGCCAATAAAGCCGGGTTAAAAGAAATCTTGAACTCCTTGACAAAGGCCACTAAAAAATCCGATGATGAAGAAGAGGTAAAGCAACCCCCTAAAGAAGTGGTTACCGGTTCTTTATCAGGAATTGACATCATGGAGTTGGAAGATGCGGTACAGGAGCTATGGAAGAATAACATATACGCAGAAAGCGGGATGGGTTGTACCGGTCCGGTGGTAATGGTTAGTGAAAAGAATCTTAAAAAAGCTATTGAAATATTACGTGCAGCGGATTATGCCGTTGGAGAGCCGGAAGACTGCTAA